The genome window AGCAGGCACCGCTGGATGCGCTGCTGGCGCTAGGCTACAAGCCGATGAGATACAAGGGCATGGCGCATGAGTTGGTGCCGAGCGGCAAGCAGCCCCGAGAAGTGCTGACGCGTGCCGTCAAAGCCGCAGCCCAGGTGGTGACGAATCCGACGATAGGAGAGCCGTAAAGGTCGGGGGCATGGTTTGAGTTGTTGACGCATTGGCAAGTTGCGTGACAGCATGCGCGTCTTTTCCGACCAACCATGGAATCCGCCCTTCAACCCTCACGCACCCGCTACGGCGTCATTGTTTTCGCCGTGCTGCTCGGCATCATTCATTACATCGACCGGGTGTGCATCTCCAAGGCGCGGCCCTTCATCCAGCATGATCTGGGGCTGGATGACACGCAGATGGGCTATGTGTTTTCTGCGTTCACGCTGGCGTATGCGCTGTTTGAAATTCCCGGCGGATGGCTGGGGGACAAGTGGGGACCGCGGCGCGTGCTGCTGCGCGTGGTGATGTTTTGGAGCGTATTCACCGCAGCGACTGGCTATGCCTGGAATCTGGCGTCGATGACGGTATGCCGGTTTTTGTTTGGTGCAGGTGAGGCGGGCGGGTTTCCGAACATCGCCAAAATGTTCAGCGTGTGGCTGCCGCAGCGCGAGCATGGCGTGGCTCAGGGCATTACGTGGCTGGCGGCCCGCTGGGGCGGGGCCTTTACACCGCTGCTGGTGGTGTGGGTGCTGGGCTTTGTGAGCTGGCGCATGACGTTTGTGATTTTTGCCGGACTGGGAGTGATCTGGGCGGTGTGCTTTTACGTGTGGTTCCGGGACAATCCGAAGGATCACAAGGGAGTGAATGCGGCGGAATGCGAGTTGCTGGAGGAAGCGCAGAAAAACCTGAGCGGCGGTCATGCGTCGATCCCGTGGAAGCGGCTTCTCACGACCAAGTCGGTGCTGCTGCTGTGGCTGTATTACTTCTGCATCAGCTACGTGTGGTATTTCTACATCACCTGGATGCCGAAATACATGGAGCTGAAACTGCAGATGGACATGAAGGACACCTGGACTTCGATCCTGAATGGTCTGCCACTATTCCTGGGTGGCATTGGCTGCTTCCTCGGCGGTGTCGTGGCACGGCGCATGGCGGCCAAGTCCGGCAGCCTGAGCAAGGCGCGGCGCACGCTCGGCGTGCTGGGCATGCTGGCTGCGGGCGGCATGATCGTGCTGGCCA of Prosthecobacter vanneervenii contains these proteins:
- a CDS encoding MFS transporter, encoding MESALQPSRTRYGVIVFAVLLGIIHYIDRVCISKARPFIQHDLGLDDTQMGYVFSAFTLAYALFEIPGGWLGDKWGPRRVLLRVVMFWSVFTAATGYAWNLASMTVCRFLFGAGEAGGFPNIAKMFSVWLPQREHGVAQGITWLAARWGGAFTPLLVVWVLGFVSWRMTFVIFAGLGVIWAVCFYVWFRDNPKDHKGVNAAECELLEEAQKNLSGGHASIPWKRLLTTKSVLLLWLYYFCISYVWYFYITWMPKYMELKLQMDMKDTWTSILNGLPLFLGGIGCFLGGVVARRMAAKSGSLSKARRTLGVLGMLAAGGMIVLATLMKNPVYAMLALGFSGFFNDLSMPGAWGACMEVGGKLAGSVSGSMNMVGNLGGALGGVAVPWLMNLMNQSWDKVLYVAAFTYVIAAVCWMFIDSDDRLEE